The DNA region GATGAGCAAAGAATCAGTCTTGAAGGGATCTCTTAGGTTGGTGATAACCCTCGTCATGGTAGTTTCTCTTAGTCAGGTAGCTCAACCGGCCTTTAAACCTGTCATTCATCGTCATGCATCTGATCCGAAAGCCGCCTGGGTAAATTCTTATCAGATAGAGACCGGAAATGGAGTTATCGTCATCGATACGTCTTTGACGATTTCAGAAGGTAAAGCCATCCGGGCAGAAATAGAGGCTCTGAAAAAACCCCTTTTAGCCATCCTTCTGACCCACGGTCATCCCGATCATACCAATGGCTTATCCGAAGTACTGGGATCGGATAACGTACCGGTCATAGCTACGGAAGGTGTGGATAAAGTTATGAGAACAACCTACACGCCAGAAAGAGAAGAAAGTGGTCGTAAGAGGTTCGGAGAGGAGTGGCCACAAAAGAGAATCTTTCCGACAAAAACCCTTCGGGACGGAGAATCTATTACCCTGGATGGAGTTACGTTAACGGTTCACGATCTGGGTCCTGGGGAATCCCATAGCGATTCTTACTGGGTCCTGGAAGGAGATGAAAAAGTTGCTTTTATCGGGGACGAGGTCATTAATAGAGCCCATGCCTATATGGCCGACGGGCATAGTAGCCAATGGTTGAAGAATCTGGATCGGTTAAAAACCGAGCTTAAAGATATGAAGACAATTTACCCGGGTCATGGCGAACCAGGTTCCCTGGAAATGCTGGATTGGGAGAAGACCTATATTCAGGCTTATAGAGAAGCCGTTAAATCGTTGGCAAAAGGACAACCCACCCTGACCGAGGAAGCTAAGAAGGAGCTCCAGGCCAGGATGGAAGCCTTTTTACCCAATGCTCCGCTAACCTACCTCATTGTATGGGGAGCCGAC from Candidatus Limnocylindrales bacterium includes:
- a CDS encoding MBL fold metallo-hydrolase, with protein sequence MSKESVLKGSLRLVITLVMVVSLSQVAQPAFKPVIHRHASDPKAAWVNSYQIETGNGVIVIDTSLTISEGKAIRAEIEALKKPLLAILLTHGHPDHTNGLSEVLGSDNVPVIATEGVDKVMRTTYTPEREESGRKRFGEEWPQKRIFPTKTLRDGESITLDGVTLTVHDLGPGESHSDSYWVLEGDEKVAFIGDEVINRAHAYMADGHSSQWLKNLDRLKTELKDMKTIYPGHGEPGSLEMLDWEKTYIQAYREAVKSLAKGQPTLTEEAKKELQARMEAFLPNAPLTYLIVWGADPIAAELANEK